A genome region from Wielerella bovis includes the following:
- a CDS encoding ATP-dependent nuclease: protein MKIKILEIKNWRSIKELKITAQDLMIIIGQNNHGKSNLLSAILFFFGEIKPQDLDFSQGSSELFVEIEFENLDVQDLSTFGKYVTNNQTVKVRKTAYFGGSFDYRGWIEICEQDFLKEANASNYTKRETAESLPFAQYLPPSGKITKQNIIDAQQAYIQNNADQIQWNYELETTNFMGLKSVAKGIFGEVYFLPAIKNASDDFSSKETSIFGKLLGEVINEMSQNNSDWNGTKELVAELFAKFNKYIDGQENTSRPQQLIQFENELSAELNSWGANFDIHISPPDIDAIFKANTSVWINDGARTDIARKGHGLQRAVTIALIQLIANRQLQETQNNEITNRSVSKSRYFIFEEPELYLHPQAQRALFKMFTDLSNNNQVVLCTHSNNLIDLEKYKSIYIVKKESEEIGSKVIQCTEELFDGGEKKKWDLISWINPDRSELFFATKVILVEGATEKAIIPALANKLQCFKYDYTVIDCGSKNNLPAYIRLLNKFSIPYVAVYDRDHQTRKNQQARELADSDSRKIEELIDTNFGKSIVFINDIEEELGFEAGTTGKPFAALQKIDEEAFSLSSQLAEKIKQIYQ, encoded by the coding sequence ATGAAAATTAAAATATTAGAAATTAAAAACTGGCGTTCTATCAAAGAATTAAAAATTACAGCACAAGATTTGATGATTATTATTGGACAAAATAATCATGGCAAATCAAATCTGTTATCTGCAATTTTATTCTTTTTTGGAGAAATAAAACCCCAAGATTTGGATTTCTCGCAAGGTTCAAGCGAATTATTTGTAGAAATTGAATTTGAAAATCTTGATGTGCAAGATTTGAGTACTTTTGGTAAATATGTAACCAATAATCAAACAGTAAAAGTTAGAAAAACTGCATATTTTGGCGGTAGCTTTGATTATCGTGGCTGGATTGAAATATGTGAACAAGACTTTTTAAAAGAAGCTAACGCTAGTAATTATACAAAGCGCGAGACTGCTGAAAGTTTGCCTTTTGCTCAATATTTACCACCGTCAGGTAAAATTACTAAACAAAATATTATTGATGCACAACAAGCCTATATTCAAAATAATGCCGACCAAATTCAATGGAATTATGAGTTAGAAACAACAAATTTTATGGGTTTGAAATCGGTTGCCAAAGGAATTTTTGGCGAAGTTTACTTTTTGCCTGCAATTAAAAATGCTAGTGATGATTTTTCTTCAAAAGAAACAAGTATTTTTGGTAAATTATTAGGAGAGGTAATTAATGAAATGTCTCAAAATAATTCTGATTGGAATGGTACAAAAGAATTAGTTGCTGAATTATTTGCTAAATTTAATAAATATATTGATGGACAGGAGAATACTAGTAGACCACAGCAGCTAATTCAATTTGAAAATGAATTATCAGCAGAATTAAATTCATGGGGAGCAAATTTTGACATTCATATCAGCCCGCCTGATATTGATGCTATATTTAAAGCAAATACATCAGTATGGATAAATGATGGCGCACGCACAGATATTGCAAGAAAAGGACATGGTTTACAACGAGCTGTAACCATTGCTTTAATTCAATTAATTGCGAACCGTCAATTACAAGAAACACAAAATAATGAAATAACCAATAGAAGTGTATCTAAATCTCGCTATTTTATTTTTGAAGAACCTGAATTATATCTACACCCACAAGCACAACGTGCATTATTTAAAATGTTCACTGATTTATCTAATAATAATCAAGTGGTTTTGTGTACTCATTCTAATAATTTAATTGATTTAGAGAAATATAAATCAATTTATATTGTAAAAAAAGAAAGTGAAGAAATAGGTAGTAAAGTTATTCAATGTACAGAAGAATTATTTGATGGTGGAGAAAAGAAAAAATGGGATTTAATTTCTTGGATAAATCCTGATAGAAGTGAGCTATTTTTTGCAACAAAAGTAATCTTGGTTGAAGGAGCAACAGAAAAAGCTATTATTCCTGCATTAGCAAATAAACTTCAATGCTTCAAATATGATTACACTGTAATTGATTGTGGTTCAAAAAATAATCTTCCAGCATATATTCGATTGCTAAATAAATTTTCTATCCCATATGTTGCCGTGTATGATAGAGACCACCAAACTAGAAAGAATCAACAGGCACGAGAACTGGCTGATAGTGATTCTAGAAAAATTGAAGAACTAATTGATACCAATTTTGGAAAAAGTATTGTATTTATTAATGATATTGAAGAAGAGCTTGGTTTTGAGGCTGGCACAACTGGTAAACCATTTGCGGCATTACAAAAAATTGACGAAGAAGCCTTTTCTTTATCAAGTCAATTAGCTGAAAAAATTAAACAAATTTATCAATAA
- a CDS encoding YceI family protein, with product MNMQKLLISLFVISALNACGQNHQDNVATIQTQEQSATEMLSTESKLWQSTDSKITFLIGKVTPKLKSITEPAYFAKSSAQLDKDGQFSMSIDLQSVNTDIEIRNQRLKDWFFETSKFPTATVKGKLDSVAINQMKIGDRYFIIRPSFGIKFTWAGY from the coding sequence ATGAATATGCAAAAACTTTTGATTTCGTTATTCGTAATTTCTGCATTAAATGCATGTGGTCAAAATCATCAAGATAATGTAGCAACTATTCAAACTCAAGAGCAATCTGCAACAGAAATGCTTTCTACTGAATCTAAATTATGGCAGTCTACTGATAGTAAAATAACTTTCCTCATTGGGAAGGTAACACCAAAATTAAAAAGTATCACCGAACCTGCATATTTTGCTAAATCATCAGCTCAATTAGATAAAGATGGGCAATTTAGCATGAGTATTGATTTACAAAGTGTTAATACGGATATTGAAATTCGTAATCAACGTTTGAAAGATTGGTTTTTTGAAACCAGTAAGTTTCCAACTGCAACTGTAAAAGGAAAATTGGATTCTGTTGCCATTAATCAAATGAAAATAGGTGATAGATATTTTATTATTAGACCAAGCTTTGGTATTAAATTTACATGGGCAGGATATTGA
- a CDS encoding substrate-binding periplasmic protein, whose product MKKSALSILSCCISLLLLNACTEKVETGISAKTDVQPTVGQTLKNNFPVYTVAVDPAYPPYSFWTDKGSMQGLDIEILNKIAELEGFLINYRSYPRNQIINTSKIDTIDIVASGMNEAETKIHDIQFSQPYYESQNCVIELRYESSDTWINKRIAVLKDDVHSQKQLIEQGIKPEQFISAGSYYLVLSALMKNEADSAVGNCVTLSYHANGDMLEKYPFSIQYIDDENKINKISFVVGKDKTEILDKINSGLSKLKQNGELQELIDKWIKSPRSE is encoded by the coding sequence ATGAAAAAAAGTGCTTTATCTATATTAAGTTGCTGTATCAGTTTACTTTTATTAAATGCCTGTACTGAAAAAGTTGAAACTGGTATTTCTGCGAAAACAGATGTCCAACCAACAGTCGGTCAAACATTAAAAAATAATTTCCCAGTTTATACTGTGGCAGTAGATCCTGCTTATCCCCCTTATAGTTTTTGGACAGATAAGGGAAGTATGCAAGGTTTGGATATTGAGATTTTAAATAAAATTGCTGAATTAGAGGGATTTTTAATTAATTATCGTTCTTATCCACGTAATCAAATTATCAATACTTCGAAGATTGATACGATAGATATCGTTGCATCAGGTATGAATGAAGCAGAGACTAAAATACATGATATTCAATTCAGTCAACCATATTACGAATCTCAAAATTGTGTAATTGAGTTACGATATGAAAGTTCTGATACATGGATAAACAAACGCATTGCTGTACTTAAAGATGATGTGCATTCGCAGAAACAACTGATTGAGCAAGGTATTAAACCAGAACAATTTATTTCTGCTGGTTCATACTATTTAGTATTATCTGCATTGATGAAAAATGAAGCTGACTCTGCTGTAGGGAACTGTGTTACATTGAGTTATCATGCTAATGGAGATATGTTAGAAAAATATCCTTTTTCTATTCAATATATTGATGATGAAAATAAAATTAACAAGATTTCTTTTGTTGTTGGTAAAGACAAAACTGAAATTTTAGATAAGATCAATTCAGGTTTATCCAAATTAAAGCAGAATGGGGAATTGCAGGAGTTGATTGATAAATGGATTAAATCTCCACGTTCTGAATAA
- a CDS encoding SWIM zinc finger family protein produces the protein MKSPKNIPAEIAQRGYAYFQQNKVKNIIKINENHFSASVHGSENYNCEIQLNAQGDWKNGTCDCPYDWGDVCKHQAALWYAIQENTEQIIDMKSQIKEIKTELAKLDTEKLRELLLKLAQQSHENCEQILNLLQLGKPNAPENFAKKAKTFFSYNKYVDCIEVNEHACNKWLNELDKQSDEILAQGVLALWAEADNCIAKNDYVDEDIQDCVDNLSYFLGKVVSNRRLPENLQMQIAAHLDNILVNPYYIDYMDYIYSDCYDYRTIMWANQEKYDEWLDFLNTQIQKYQNGSTYYYEKYTLEKWKLLKTLNANEADDFFEKSMNFPAFRDMAIENAEKEGNYPLMEALIKQGIVLAEEKQKRGIVADLQRKLVQAYDKQGKIQEKSQLLYEMMFATMLFDDELMSLYREWKQTITPENWERECHKIAPKMKKLSRHNYLCFLREECRQPELLEMLKQSKSLSELLEFAPSLTENQVLVLLPQFVQILRWEIEHAGSRAGYQDWVANMQNVGRQFPVFQKDLMKLLETVKAKFPRKPALQEELRKLKF, from the coding sequence ATGAAATCCCCAAAAAATATCCCTGCTGAAATCGCACAACGCGGTTACGCCTATTTTCAGCAAAATAAAGTCAAAAACATCATTAAAATCAATGAAAACCATTTTTCAGCCAGCGTACACGGTTCAGAAAACTACAATTGTGAAATCCAACTGAACGCGCAAGGCGACTGGAAAAATGGCACATGCGATTGCCCCTACGATTGGGGCGATGTGTGCAAACATCAGGCTGCTTTGTGGTATGCCATTCAAGAAAATACAGAACAAATCATTGATATGAAATCACAAATTAAAGAAATCAAAACCGAATTAGCCAAATTGGACACGGAAAAATTGCGCGAATTGCTGCTCAAACTCGCCCAACAAAGCCATGAAAATTGTGAGCAAATTCTGAATTTGCTGCAACTGGGCAAACCCAATGCACCCGAAAATTTCGCTAAAAAAGCCAAAACCTTTTTTTCGTATAATAAATACGTTGATTGCATTGAAGTTAATGAGCATGCTTGCAATAAGTGGTTGAATGAATTGGATAAGCAAAGCGATGAAATTTTGGCGCAAGGCGTTTTGGCATTGTGGGCGGAAGCGGATAATTGCATCGCAAAAAACGACTATGTTGATGAAGACATTCAAGATTGTGTAGACAATTTATCGTATTTTTTAGGCAAAGTGGTGAGTAATCGCAGGCTGCCTGAAAATCTACAAATGCAAATCGCCGCGCATTTGGATAACATTTTGGTCAATCCATACTATATAGATTATATGGATTATATTTATTCAGATTGCTATGATTATCGCACAATCATGTGGGCAAATCAGGAGAAATATGATGAATGGTTGGATTTTTTGAATACACAAATTCAGAAATATCAAAATGGTAGCACTTATTATTATGAAAAATATACTTTGGAAAAATGGAAACTGCTGAAAACATTGAATGCTAATGAAGCCGATGATTTTTTTGAAAAAAGTATGAATTTTCCTGCATTTCGGGATATGGCGATAGAAAATGCGGAAAAGGAAGGCAATTATCCTTTAATGGAAGCATTGATTAAGCAAGGCATTGTTTTGGCAGAAGAAAAACAAAAACGTGGCATTGTGGCGGATTTGCAAAGGAAATTGGTTCAAGCTTATGATAAGCAAGGGAAAATTCAAGAAAAATCGCAACTTTTGTATGAAATGATGTTTGCCACCATGCTGTTTGATGATGAATTGATGTCGCTGTATCGTGAATGGAAACAGACGATTACACCCGAAAATTGGGAACGTGAATGCCATAAAATTGCGCCCAAAATGAAAAAATTATCGCGCCACAATTATTTGTGCTTTTTACGAGAAGAATGCAGGCAGCCTGAATTATTGGAAATGTTGAAACAAAGCAAATCTTTATCGGAATTGCTGGAATTTGCACCGAGTTTGACCGAAAATCAAGTTTTGGTGTTGTTGCCACAATTTGTGCAGATATTGCGTTGGGAAATTGAACATGCTGGTTCGCGAGCTGGCTATCAAGATTGGGTTGCGAATATGCAAAATGTGGGCAGGCAATTTCCTGTTTTTCAAAAAGATTTAATGAAATTGCTGGAAACAGTTAAAGCGAAATTTCCGCGTAAACCTGCTTTGCAGGAGGAATTGAGGAAATTGAAGTTTTGA
- the mutM gene encoding bifunctional DNA-formamidopyrimidine glycosylase/DNA-(apurinic or apyrimidinic site) lyase, producing the protein MPELPEVETTLRGIAPHIKGKKIDQTLVRQAKLRWQIPAELAEILHGQTVRECTRRAKYLLIQFDTGVLIVHLGMSGSLRIWRDNAPEPSKHDHVDLVFDDGTVLRYHDPRRFGAILWLAGVAEHHDLLKNLGVEPLSDDFTPEYLLAKLQGKSRAIKLMIMDNAIVVGVGNIYANESLFQAALLPNRPAKSLNLQDCANLVAAIKQILQRAIDTGGSTLRDFVDSEGKSGYFQQEYKVYGRAGSGCLKCGGLIEKSVLGQRGTFYCPNCQK; encoded by the coding sequence ATGCCCGAACTCCCAGAAGTAGAAACCACCCTACGCGGCATTGCCCCACACATCAAGGGCAAAAAAATCGACCAAACCCTTGTGCGCCAAGCTAAGTTGCGCTGGCAAATTCCGGCCGAGCTGGCGGAAATTTTGCATGGGCAAACGGTGCGCGAATGCACACGCCGCGCCAAATATTTGTTGATTCAGTTTGATACAGGCGTGTTGATTGTGCATTTGGGTATGTCAGGTAGCCTGCGGATTTGGCGCGACAATGCGCCCGAGCCGTCCAAACACGACCATGTGGATTTGGTGTTTGATGACGGCACGGTGCTGCGCTACCACGACCCGCGCCGTTTTGGGGCGATTTTGTGGCTCGCTGGCGTGGCGGAACACCATGATTTACTGAAAAATCTGGGCGTTGAGCCTTTGTCGGACGATTTCACGCCCGAATATTTGTTGGCAAAATTGCAAGGCAAAAGCCGCGCCATCAAACTGATGATTATGGACAACGCGATTGTGGTTGGCGTGGGTAATATTTACGCGAATGAAAGCCTGTTTCAGGCTGCTTTGTTGCCTAATCGCCCAGCCAAATCATTGAATTTACAAGATTGTGCCAACTTGGTCGCCGCCATCAAACAAATCCTGCAACGCGCCATTGACACAGGCGGCAGTACCCTGCGCGATTTCGTGGACAGCGAAGGCAAAAGCGGCTATTTTCAACAAGAATACAAGGTTTACGGTCGCGCAGGTTCAGGCTGCCTGAAATGCGGCGGCTTGATTGAAAAATCGGTTTTGGGGCAACGTGGCACGTTTTATTGCCCGAATTGTCAAAAATAG